The following is a genomic window from Rana temporaria chromosome 7, aRanTem1.1, whole genome shotgun sequence.
tactatttttgagttacagagtaggtctagtgctagaattgttgcacacgctttaacgcacgcgatgatacctcacatgtggggtttgaacggtgtttacatatgtgggcgggacttgcatgtgcgttcgcttctgcacgcgagcgaccgagacaggggcgttttaaattttttttttttattatttttacttcatttttttatttttacactttttttgtcattttttttttttatcatttttattcctattacaaggaatgtaaacatcccttgtaataggaatcagtgtgacaggtcctctttatggagagatgtggggtcaataagaccccacatctctcctacaggcttacaagcatgaaatcggtgaaaaaaatggcaccgattacatgccgacagccgcgatagcggctttgtttacttctgggtaccgggcgtgacgtcataacgtcgcgcccggccctccgacggtcatagagatgactgtgaccgtctggtcaccagtcatctctatggttcaccaacgagcgccggccgattcactctcccggcccccgatggcacgggagaggccggagaagcaccggatggcggcgggacgtcccctcccactgcctagaagaacgatcaaacGGCGGagccgccgctttgatcgttcgtctggtgcacagaatcgccagctgaagacagcgatatctgaatgatgcctgcagctgcaggcatcattcagatatcaccgctcaaagtccaggacgtcccaggacgtcctacggatctgaagtggttaaaggagctttCTAAGCACCAGGAATTGAAGCATCTCCACACCTTACGGTAGATGGTTTGCGTTTCTTTTTTCTTACAATTTAGGAGAGTTGCAACCAGGCGATTTGAAAACCCTTTGCCCCTCAGCAGTTCCTCCTCAGAAACCAGGCCGCAAGGTTCCACCTGTCCACATGAGGGCAGCAGACTGGACCTTGAGTGAGAAGGTTGTCCCGAACTGGTAGAAGCCAGGGGGGTTCTACAGCCAAGTTCTTTAGAATTGAAAAccacggtctcctgggccaatgcGGGGCAATCAGAATTAAGGTTGTGTTCTCTTGTTGAAACTTCCTCAATACCGCAGGGATCAGAACCagaggggggaaagcataacacTTGGAAAATGTCCATCTCTGAGCTAGTGCATCTATCCCTAAAGCTCCATCGTACCTGCTTAGAGAAAAGAAGAGGTCCACTTTGGCATTCTGCTTGGAGGCAAATAGGTCCACGCATGGTAACCCCCACCTCTGGACTATCAGATTGAACACTTCCTGACTCAGGGACCAATCGCCCTCCCTCAGTGTTGTTCTGCTGAGAAAGTCCGCCAAAAGATtttgatctcccttcagatgcaaGGCCGTCAGACAGGACATTGACCTCGGCCCACTTGAGAATGGATTCCGCCAACAGCCAAAGGGAGCAGGACTTTGTACCCCCCTGCCTGTTGATGTAGGCTACTGTCGAGGAGTTGTCTGTGCGAACTCGTACATGGTGCCCCCGAAGTTCTTTCTGGAATGAGACAAGGGCCAGGGAAACTGCCCTCAATTCTCTCCAATTGGAGGACTTCACTGCGTCCGCTATCTCCCAGGTGCCTTGCACCCAGCGGGGACCCAAGTGTGCTCCCCAACCTGTGCTGCTGGCATCGGTTGTGACCGTCCTGGAGACTGGTAGAATCCACTCCAGGCCCTGGGACAAGTTTGCTCcccttctccaccaccagagagaCCGTTTGACCGGACTTGGGACAGAGACTAGGGAATCCAATGACTTCTGACTGTGGTCCCAGACCTTCAGGATGAAAAGTTGAAGAGGACGGAAATGAAGGCCCGCCCACTGCACTGCTGGAAGAGTGGAGGTCAGCAAACCCAGGGCGGACATGGCCTTCCTTATGGAGATCTGGCCGCTGTCCTGCAGAAACAGCATGGCCTTGTCCACCTTTTGAATTTTTTCTGTGGGAAGGAAGACCCTTTGCTCTGTCGAATCCAAGACAAATCCCAGGAAGGACGCCCTTTGTGACGGGATTAGGTTGGATTTTTCTATATTTACCAGCCAACCTAAGCTTTCCAGAATGTCCCTGGCTGAATTGCTCTGGGGAAGGAGCGAACAAGAGTAAGTCGTCCAGATATGCGACTATTAGGATTCCCCTGAGTCGCAGGAAGGCCAAAACTTCCGCCATCACCTTGGTGAATATGCGGGGGGAAGATGATAAGCCGAAAGGAAGGGCTCTGAATTGTAGGTGCAGTACCTCTTCCCCGGTGTCTATTGCTAACCTCAGGAACCTCTGATGATCTTCCGCTATAGGGATGTGTAGGTACGCATCCTTTAAGTCTATCGAAGCCATAAAGCAATTTGGCGGATGAAGAGCTTTTACTGAATAGATGGAATCCATTCGAAACCTCTTGTACCTGACCGAGACATTTAAGGGTTTCAGGTTGAGGATAAGCCTGAACTTCCCCGATGGCTTGCGGACCACAAAGATGTGGGAGTAGAAGCCCCCGCCTATTTCCTTGGTCGGAACCCGGACAACCACCTGTTCCTCCAATTCCtgtaaagaggagaggagagctgcagattTTTCCACACACTTTGGCACGCTGGTCACTAACAgcctgagggggggagggggggggggggaattttaaCTTGTAACCCCTTCGGATGATCCCCAAGATGTACTGGTTGGAAGTAATCatctcccattgtgggaggaagacccccaatcttcctcccacctTTGGGCTGTCACTGGGTCTTTTTGGGGGGGTTCAGGAGGGCGAAAAATTGCCCCTCCTCCGCCCTTCCCCTTCTGTCCCCAACCTTTCTTCTGGGGACCAGACCTAGGTGTCTCTGATTTTTTTTGAaaacgaaaattctttttttggCTGTTGCCCAAACGGGAAACGCCTTCTTTTTGTCGGCGGTCCGATCTAGGACTGCCTCCAGACCAGGACCAAACAATAAATCCCCTATCAGGGGGATACCACAAAGTTTCACCTTGGAAGCACTGTCTCCCTGCCACGTTTTGAGCCACAAGGCTCTTCTGGCTGAATTACACAGTGCTGCAGACCTTGCGGACATATGAATAGATTCTGCCGAAGCGTCTGCCAAATAAGCCACCCCTTTAAGAATCGTAGGGAAAGAGGAGAGAATCGTCTCTTTTGCTGTACCCGCCTCAATATGCGCCTTGATTTGAGTAAGCCAAAACTCTAAATTGCGGGCTACCACTGTAGCCGCCATAGCGGGCTTAAGGTTACCCTGAGGAGAATCCCAGGTCTTCTTTAAAAGGGAATCCGTCCTCTTATCCATGGGATCAGAGAgtacccccatgtcctcaaaggcCAGATCCGTATGTCTAGAGACCTGGGAAAAAGCCTCATCAAGTTTTGGCGACTTGTTCCAAATTAGGGTTTCTCCCTCCTCAAAAGGAAATCTTCTTTTTAGAACCTTTGAGAAAAAAGGCTTCCtttctgggtcctgccattcccTCTTGATGGCGTTCCCCCAAGCCCCTGTACATTTGATCGTGCAAGGACAGCGATTTCCTTTCCTCCTGAATCCCTAGAGTGGTGTGGATAGCTCCTAAgagctcctccacctcctccaaaGATAGCTTGTAACGAGAGGATTTAGTGGACTCCCCGTCCATCCCCTCTCCATCCGATTCTTCCTGAGAATCAGAAGGAGCGCTGCCAGCTTCTTCCTCAACTTCCTCTGCAGACCCAACCGGTTTCTCCGCACTAATGGTGAGGGTTTCCGGTGAATCAGGTGAAACCGCCTGTTGcactgggggaggggtgctctgGGGCAATTGCAAATTAGTAAACAGAGATTTGAATGATTGAAAGGTGCTTGAAAGCTCCTTAACTGAGGCCGCCAGATCTACCCCCTGATCTGCTGCCTGCTCTCTCATCACTGCATCCATGCACCCCCTACAGAGAGTTTTGTCCCAAGTCTCCCCTAATGTGGATCTGCAGACAGGGCACTTTCTCTTAAAGCCATGGAGCGACTTGCTGGTGTATTTCTGAAACCAGAAAAAAAGAGCAGCAGCGTTAGCCAGAACCCCCCAGTTAAATAACAGGGAACACCAGGAGTGCCTAATCCCCAGGACTGACCACCACCAGGGACCCACTCCGCTCCCACCGACCACCAGGTAGGGAAAAACACCTCTGTGGAGCCAACAGGGGTTTTTGTGAGTCAGGGAGCACCACCCCAGGGATCCACTGACCTTAGCTTGGCTGGAGTCCTTTTCGTCAGGAGCCTCTGCCTCTGACATCCTCCCGCACGGCAAACGGTGGCCTCCGGTCTGATAAGCGCTGTCCCTACAGCAGAATcggtgaccgcaccagccaagtgcTCTGTCCACCTTTCTAGGCCGCATCCGGAACCGGAAGATGCGGCCTCGTGTGTCAGACCCGCCTCCTCCGccggaactgacgtcacccgCCGTCCGTCGCAGCCGCTGAGCTCCAGGCTGAAGTGGAGGAGGAGTGGATCCAGCACACAGCGCCACCCTAGGCGCGCGAAAGAGCGGACCTCCCAGCTGCTATCTTTCCCCAAAGTGCGCTTGGGATGCACGGCGCCTCTACAGGTAAGCGAACGCCCTCGTTTTTACCTGGCgccaaaatttaaaaagaaaaaaaagagcacagaaaaaccaGGCACCTCCTGGATCTTGCCCTTCTCTAAAAACACTGCCTTAGCCTCCCCAGCTAATAGCCCTGGTTCCCCAgcggtgtctccccaccggaggaaacaccataactgaagggccagtgggaggatgaggctttAAAGTTTGgaagaaggcggtgtttcctagaaggggaggagccaggatctctctaaggtgctgtcctgaaagatgacctagggaaaaatatatatatatacagtgaggaaaataagtatttgaacaccctgctattttgcaagttctcccacttggaaatcatggaggggtctgaaattgtcatcgtaggtgcatgtccactgtgagagacataatccaccaaaaaaaatccagaaatcacaatttatgattttttaactatttatttgtatgatacagctgcaaataagtatttgaacacctgtctatcagctagaattctgaccctcaaagacctgttagtctgcctttaaaatgtccacctccactccatttattatcctaaattagatgcacctgtttgaggtcattagctgcataaagacagctgtccaccccatacaatcagtaagaatccaactactaacatggccaagaccaaagagctgtccaaagacactagagacaaaattgtacacgtccacaaggctggaaagggctacgggggaaattgccaagcagcttggtgaaaaaaggtccactgttggagcaatcattagaaaatggaagaagctaaacatgactgtcaatctccctcggactggggctccatgcaaaatctcacctcgtggggtctcaatgatcctaagaaaggtga
Proteins encoded in this region:
- the CCDC134 gene encoding coiled-coil domain-containing protein 134 isoform X1, which encodes MEPLQILSFLLFVLLTLGECSDTNKQKKDTAFDIYKKLFEVKRKDQINALNNLIELNDVNQQYKIIDIMLKGLFKELEEQVVVRVPTKEIGGGFYSHIFVVRKPSGKFRLILNLKPLNVSVRYKRFRMDSIYSVKALHPPNCFMASIDLKDAYLHIPIAEDHQRFLRLAIDTGEEVLHLQFRALPFGLSSSPRIFTKVMAEVLAFLRLRGILIVAYLDDLLLFAPSPEQFSQGHSGKLRLAGKYRKIQPNPVTKGVLPGICLGFDRAKGLPSHRKNSKGGQGHAVSAGQRPDLHKEGHVRPGFADLHSSSSAVGGPSFPSSSTFHPEGLGPQSEVIGFPSLCPKSGQTVSLVVEKGSKLVPGPGVDSTSLQDGHNRCQQHRLGSTLGSPLGARHLGDSGRSEVLQLERIEGSFPGPCLIPERTSGAPCTSSHRQLLDSSLHQQAGGYKVLLPLAVGGIHSQVGRGQCPV